In the genome of Corythoichthys intestinalis isolate RoL2023-P3 chromosome 19, ASM3026506v1, whole genome shotgun sequence, one region contains:
- the LOC130907614 gene encoding cytochrome P450 2K1-like isoform X1, producing the protein MDGTAWLSFPLSASSVLVSVLLLLAAYVACRSASSRPDPRRASEPPGPRPLPLLGNLLHLNLRAPHRTLLEMSKKYGPVFTFHMGPKKVVVLAGYQTVKEALVEHAEEFGEREPLNTFKEDKQEHGVLVTNGDTWKEMRRFALSNLRDFGMGKKACEDKIVEECQHLLEVFRNFKDEAFDNHGPINYAVSNIICSLVFGSRFRYDDPAFVSMVRRAGRSVEILGSPSLQLYNMYPWLGKWVSSAREELRQLATANRKQAAELIRGLKDTLDPRSSRGLVDAFLIRQRELEDSGNVGHYHDPNLLMTVLNLFAGGTETTSTTLRWALLFMAKYPHIQEKVQEELKYVIGDRQVQVEDRRNLPFTNAVIHETQRLADILPMSVPHRTSRDITFRGFFIQKWTTVHPLLTSVLQDESQWEKPTSFHPQHFLDRDGKFVKPDAFMPFSAGRRACLGESLARMELFIFFVTLLQHFCFRPPAGDPEDRLDLTPRVGLALAPAPHRLRAISRLTG; encoded by the exons ATGGATGGAACGGCCTGGTTGTCGTTCCCTCTGAGCGCCAGCTCCGTGCTGGTCTCTGTGCTGCTCCTCCTCGCCGCCTATGTGGCCTGCCGGTCGGCCTCCAGTCGGCCGGATCCCCGGCGTGCATCGGAGCCTCCGGGGCCCAGGCCGCTACCCTTGCTCGGGAATCTGCTGCACCTGAACTTGCGCGCACCGCATCGGACCCTCTTGGAG ATGTCCAAGAAGTACGGCCCGGTGTTCACCTTCCACATGGGGCCCAAGAAGGTGGTGGTCCTAGCCGGATACCAGACGGTGAAAGAGGCCCTGGTGGAGCACGCCGAAGAATTTGGTGAGCGGGAACCTCTTAACACTTTTAAGGAGGACAAGCAGGAGCACG GAGTCCTGGTGACCAACGGCGACACGTGGAAGGAGATGCGTCGCTTCGCTCTGAGCAACTTAAGAGATTTCGGGATGGGGAAGAAAGCTTGTGAGGACAAGATCGTCGAAGAGTGTCAGCACCTCTTGGAAGTCTTCAGGAATTTCAAAG ATGAAGCATTTGATAACCATGGGCCCATCAACTACGCGGTGTCCAACATCATTTGCTCGCTGGTGTTCGGCAGCAGGTTCCGGTACGACGACCCCGCCTTCGTGAGCATGGTGCGGCGCGCAGGAAGAAGCGTTGAAATACTGGGCAGTCCATCCTTGCAG TTGTACAACATGTACCCATGGTTGGGCAAGTGGGTCTCCTCGGCGAGAGAGGAGCTTCGCCAATTGGCGACGGCCAACAGGAAGCAGGCCGCCGAACTGATCCGGGGTCTGAAGGACACGCTAGACCCGCGGAGCAGCCGGGGCTTGGTGGACGCCTTTCTCATCCGCCagcgagagttggag GACTCTGGCAACGTGGGTCACTACCACGATCCCAACCTGCTGATGACCGTCTTAAACCTGTTCGCGGGCGGCACAGAAACAACCTCCACCACGCTCAGATGGGCGCTCCTTTTCATGGCCAAGTACCCCCACATTCAAG AGAAGGTCCAGGAGGAGCTAAAATACGTCATCGGAGATCGGCAGGTCCAAGTGGAGGACCGGAGGAActtgccgtttactaacgccgtcaTCCACGAGACGCAACGACTGGCCGACATCCTTCCCATGTCGGTGCCTCACCGAACCAGCCGGGACATCACTTTCCGGGGCTTCTTTATCCAAAAG TGGACGACGGTGCACCCCCTCCTGACGTCCGTCCTTCAGGATGAGAGCCAATGGGAGAAGCCCACCTCCTTCCATCCTCAGCACTTCCTGGACCGGGACGGAAAGTTCGTCAAGCCCGATGCATTCATGCCCTTTTCTGCGG GTCGCAGGGCGTGTCTGGGCGAGAGTCTGGCGCGCATGGAGCTCTTCATCTTCTTCGTCACGCTCCTGCAGCACTTCTGCTTCCGGCCCCCGGCGGGGGACCCGGAAGACCGGCTGGACCTGACGCCCCGTGTGGGCCTTGCGCTCGCCCCTGCCCCCCACAGACTTCGCGCCATTAGCCGGCTGACTGGCTAA